The following are from one region of the Synechococcus sp. CBW1108 genome:
- a CDS encoding substrate-binding domain-containing protein, with amino-acid sequence MAGAVAKPLRFVLVPKLAHPWFETVREGAEAAALMINKQTKNAAVVEYRPPARSELALQAAILEAAIRSRPSGISIDLLDAEGLRPLLEQARRQGIAVNVFDSEPPASLPLTSIGNDYCLQARIASERLVQLLGGKGEVAIMQGVPTAPNHAIRARCHRQVFASQPGIQVVASPVDNDSISTAEEQARATMVNHPQLKGWVVSDAGGGIGVARAIAALGKTGSVKVVALDDLPDLLQLIRSGAVDSTAATKPFTQGYWAVLNLWQQGLGAPPIERIDTGIGVQGGAAKAP; translated from the coding sequence ATGGCCGGCGCTGTTGCCAAACCGCTGCGCTTTGTGCTCGTGCCCAAGCTCGCCCACCCCTGGTTTGAGACGGTGCGCGAAGGCGCCGAGGCCGCTGCCCTGATGATCAACAAGCAGACGAAAAACGCGGCAGTAGTGGAGTACCGGCCGCCCGCCCGCTCTGAGCTGGCCCTACAGGCGGCAATCCTGGAGGCAGCGATTCGCTCGCGCCCCAGTGGCATCAGCATCGATCTGCTCGATGCCGAGGGCCTCCGCCCGCTGCTAGAGCAGGCCCGGCGCCAGGGCATCGCCGTGAACGTCTTCGATTCGGAGCCGCCTGCCTCATTGCCGCTCACCAGCATCGGCAACGACTACTGCCTGCAGGCACGCATCGCCTCCGAGCGCTTGGTGCAGCTGCTGGGGGGCAAGGGCGAGGTGGCGATCATGCAGGGGGTACCCACCGCACCGAACCATGCCATCCGCGCCCGCTGTCACCGGCAGGTTTTTGCCAGCCAGCCAGGCATCCAGGTGGTGGCCTCACCGGTAGACAACGACAGCATCAGCACCGCCGAAGAGCAGGCCAGGGCCACCATGGTCAACCATCCCCAGCTCAAGGGCTGGGTGGTGAGTGATGCGGGTGGCGGCATTGGCGTTGCCCGGGCGATCGCGGCCCTCGGCAAAACTGGCAGTGTGAAGGTTGTGGCCCTAGACGACCTGCCAGATCTGCTGCAGCTGATCAGGAGCGGCGCAGTTGATTCAACAGCCGCCACCAAGCCCTTCACCCAGGGCTATTGGGCGGTGCTCAACCTCTGGCAGCAGGGCCTGGGTGCGCCACCGATTGAGCGGATCGATACAGGTATAGGGGTGCAGGGTGGGGCGGCGAAGGCCCCCTGA
- a CDS encoding isoprenylcysteine carboxylmethyltransferase family protein: MTPAEAGSRWASQLTAINAAKLLTIVLLLVLAALVGVNDGRQALYLSLHISYCLWWLLEQWLFPERRRLMFPERVGPAGFVFALLFVGVLYSLPGLLAFLNPVPISHGAVALAVGLFSFGSLINASADVQKTTAKAMGAGLVSDGIWRRVRHVNYLGDLLRYLSFAVVAGNGWAYLVPALVLLLYLQRIGQKEALMAAKYPEFRAWQQRSSRLLPGIW; this comes from the coding sequence TTGACGCCAGCAGAAGCTGGGTCGCGCTGGGCAAGCCAGCTCACGGCAATCAACGCCGCCAAGCTGCTCACGATTGTGCTGCTCCTGGTGCTCGCAGCACTGGTTGGTGTTAACGATGGGCGCCAGGCCCTGTATCTGAGCCTGCACATCAGCTACTGCCTGTGGTGGTTATTGGAACAGTGGCTCTTCCCTGAGCGGCGCCGCCTGATGTTTCCCGAGCGTGTCGGCCCGGCTGGCTTTGTCTTTGCCCTGTTGTTCGTGGGGGTGCTTTACAGCCTGCCGGGGTTGCTGGCCTTTCTCAATCCCGTGCCGATTTCCCATGGCGCCGTTGCACTTGCCGTTGGCCTGTTCAGCTTTGGCAGCCTGATCAATGCCAGCGCTGATGTACAGAAGACCACCGCCAAGGCCATGGGCGCTGGCCTGGTTAGCGATGGCATCTGGCGGCGGGTGCGCCATGTCAACTATCTCGGCGACCTACTTCGCTACCTGAGCTTTGCCGTGGTGGCTGGCAACGGCTGGGCCTATCTGGTGCCTGCCCTGGTGCTGCTCCTCTACCTGCAACGAATTGGCCAGAAGGAAGCACTGATGGCCGCCAAGTATCCGGAGTTCAGGGCCTGGCAGCAACGCAGTTCTCGGCTGCTGCCCGGTATCTGGTGA
- a CDS encoding carbonic anhydrase, whose amino-acid sequence MRAVVEGQHPLAAVLGCADSRVPVELLFDSGFGDLFVVRNAGTMSTTAAIASLEYAVGHLDVSLVVVLGHEACGAVSAALNPQLLLTPSLSQVVGQLRMELLQYGEHLSLEESCRRHTLSAAANLVHSSVLLTDRVRAGHLAVVAGYYDLHSSAIDWMGHVEPIGYPSPAQTSTSLRR is encoded by the coding sequence ATGCGGGCTGTGGTGGAAGGACAGCATCCCCTAGCGGCGGTGCTCGGCTGCGCCGATTCGCGGGTGCCGGTGGAGCTGCTCTTTGACTCAGGTTTCGGCGACCTGTTTGTGGTGCGCAATGCCGGCACGATGAGTACCACTGCAGCGATCGCTTCCCTCGAATATGCGGTGGGCCATCTAGATGTATCGCTGGTTGTGGTGCTGGGGCATGAGGCCTGTGGCGCCGTATCTGCCGCCCTTAACCCTCAATTGCTGCTCACGCCCAGCCTTTCCCAGGTGGTGGGCCAGCTGCGCATGGAGCTGTTGCAGTATGGCGAGCACCTCTCCCTGGAAGAATCCTGCCGGCGCCACACACTCAGCGCCGCCGCCAATCTGGTGCACTCCAGCGTGCTGCTGACCGATCGGGTGCGCGCTGGCCATTTGGCGGTGGTGGCGGGCTATTACGACCTGCACAGTTCCGCGATCGACTGGATGGGACATGTAGAGCCGATTGGTTATCCCAGCCCGGCACAAACCTCAACCTCCCTGCGGCGCTGA
- a CDS encoding cupin domain-containing protein has protein sequence MCLRSARPQQLRQLIGGAGAMLLLHSCSLPAESHPQPAVVPPEERLNQGQQVTVTQGVLEVKRLGGQPLGPDFPALAGRELRLRQITIAPGGSIGLHLHDQRPGVAYILEGQMTERRGPGFVPQVIRSGEAAFEGSGISHWWRNEGSTPARALVVDIVPVETP, from the coding sequence ATGTGCCTACGCTCCGCCCGCCCCCAGCAGCTCAGGCAACTGATCGGTGGTGCTGGCGCGATGTTGCTGCTTCATAGCTGCAGCCTCCCAGCGGAAAGCCATCCCCAACCGGCGGTGGTGCCACCCGAAGAGCGGCTTAATCAGGGCCAGCAGGTCACCGTGACCCAGGGGGTGTTGGAGGTGAAACGGCTGGGAGGCCAGCCGCTCGGGCCAGACTTCCCCGCCCTGGCTGGCCGTGAACTCAGGCTGCGCCAGATCACGATCGCCCCCGGCGGCAGCATCGGCCTGCACCTTCACGACCAGCGGCCCGGCGTGGCCTACATCCTCGAAGGGCAGATGACCGAGCGGCGCGGCCCCGGGTTCGTCCCCCAGGTGATTCGCAGCGGGGAGGCAGCCTTCGAGGGCAGCGGGATCAGCCACTGGTGGCGAAACGAGGGCTCAACCCCCGCCCGGGCCTTGGTGGTGGACATCGTGCCCGTGGAGACACCCTGA
- a CDS encoding CopG family transcriptional regulator, which produces MLAAARVLARQQRTSLGAVISELARQALVAPAPGSCSEHRRSDHRNGLPLLPLKEQGAPVDLELINSLRNELA; this is translated from the coding sequence GTGCTGGCAGCGGCGCGGGTGCTGGCCCGGCAACAGCGCACCAGCCTGGGGGCCGTGATCAGCGAGCTGGCGCGCCAGGCCCTGGTGGCACCAGCACCAGGCTCTTGCTCGGAACATCGGAGGTCCGACCATCGCAACGGCCTGCCCCTGCTGCCCTTGAAGGAGCAGGGGGCACCGGTGGATCTGGAGCTCATAAACAGCCTGCGCAACGAGCTTGCCTAA
- a CDS encoding L,D-transpeptidase, translating to MHRLPALALSGYCLALAGCGGNPSREAPSAVTGPIRIELDQKAPSSSYGILTRGQERKVFKVGFGRNGITCAGSRFEEGYTPLGRFRVNGIFSHDRFEMEPALVAQSGKSEAELRRTLFRNMNAIDFDGDGETREYGSGYVSLAPVGSVKQPFAFNTYEGRFRWYSFAIHGSNNDQRIGQKVTGGCVNVAEPALQALLSAVKLGDEVVISANGPCTP from the coding sequence ATGCACCGTCTCCCTGCGCTGGCCCTTTCGGGGTATTGCCTGGCTCTGGCGGGCTGCGGCGGGAACCCCTCCCGGGAGGCCCCATCCGCTGTAACGGGACCGATCCGGATCGAGCTCGACCAGAAGGCGCCGTCGAGTAGCTATGGAATTCTTACCCGCGGCCAAGAACGCAAGGTCTTCAAGGTGGGTTTCGGCCGAAACGGCATCACCTGCGCCGGCAGCCGCTTCGAGGAGGGCTACACGCCGCTGGGGCGTTTCCGGGTGAATGGGATCTTCAGCCACGATCGCTTCGAGATGGAGCCGGCGCTGGTCGCCCAATCAGGCAAGAGCGAAGCTGAACTGCGCCGGACGCTCTTCCGCAACATGAACGCCATCGACTTTGACGGCGATGGTGAAACTCGGGAATACGGCAGCGGCTACGTGAGCCTGGCGCCGGTGGGCAGCGTCAAACAGCCGTTCGCCTTCAACACCTACGAAGGCAGGTTCCGCTGGTACAGCTTCGCCATCCACGGCAGCAACAACGACCAACGCATCGGCCAAAAAGTGACCGGCGGCTGCGTGAACGTGGCCGAGCCCGCACTCCAGGCCCTACTCTCGGCCGTGAAGCTGGGCGATGAGGTAGTGATCAGTGCCAACGGACCCTGCACACCGTGA
- a CDS encoding phosphotransferase, which produces MPAALTDESQSQESKVRLPEPGWIGEVLGTTVTSLEAKRLGEGKGLQSTAWRLELSCDPPGSGPSSVILKSETANQDFNEFSRLHNAFGREVGVYTHCTHRLNEHKPSIFACQGSAPSWLLMEDLTHLNSGDQVIGLSYQQTLVTIEQMAAIHAEFWMDPGLEEHSWLPPHGFWFADPKAELLDDFFATYGVRFGPAACQLYRAVLEQNNAIDAALADRPWTLVHGDLRADNVLYGGTVEDPASVIIDWSWASRSMASIDIAFLIGGSTPHVQRLGRHEELLQVWYGGLEKGGVRDYSIADARRDLQLGALRCMTTGLAMHGFSMAPDTPVRVALFMDDAIQRHAAYAVEIEAWQALPDPGVFKV; this is translated from the coding sequence ATGCCTGCCGCCTTGACCGACGAATCCCAGAGTCAGGAATCAAAAGTTCGCCTTCCCGAGCCCGGCTGGATTGGTGAAGTTCTTGGAACTACGGTCACCAGCTTGGAGGCCAAGCGACTGGGGGAGGGGAAGGGGCTGCAGTCCACCGCCTGGCGGCTGGAGCTCAGCTGCGATCCGCCAGGCAGTGGCCCCTCCAGCGTGATCTTGAAGAGTGAGACAGCTAACCAAGATTTTAATGAGTTCAGCCGCCTCCACAATGCCTTTGGCCGCGAAGTGGGCGTCTATACCCACTGCACCCATAGGCTGAACGAACATAAACCTTCCATATTTGCCTGCCAGGGCAGTGCCCCATCTTGGCTGTTGATGGAAGATCTCACCCATCTGAATTCAGGTGATCAGGTGATTGGGCTGAGTTATCAGCAAACCCTTGTCACCATCGAACAGATGGCAGCAATCCACGCTGAATTCTGGATGGATCCAGGCCTGGAGGAGCACAGCTGGCTGCCGCCCCATGGCTTCTGGTTTGCGGATCCCAAAGCTGAGTTGCTGGATGATTTCTTTGCCACTTATGGGGTTCGTTTCGGCCCGGCCGCCTGCCAGCTGTATCGAGCTGTGCTGGAACAAAACAATGCCATCGATGCGGCCCTGGCCGATAGGCCCTGGACCCTCGTTCACGGTGACCTGCGCGCCGACAATGTCCTCTATGGCGGCACGGTTGAGGATCCAGCTTCGGTAATTATTGATTGGTCATGGGCCAGCCGCAGCATGGCCTCGATTGATATCGCCTTCCTGATTGGGGGGAGTACGCCCCACGTTCAACGGCTGGGTCGCCATGAGGAGCTGCTGCAGGTCTGGTACGGTGGCCTCGAGAAAGGCGGTGTTCGCGACTACTCAATTGCCGATGCCCGCCGAGACCTGCAACTGGGGGCGCTGCGCTGCATGACCACCGGCTTGGCCATGCATGGTTTCTCGATGGCCCCTGACACCCCGGTTCGAGTGGCCCTATTTATGGATGATGCGATCCAGCGCCACGCCGCCTACGCGGTGGAGATCGAAGCCTGGCAAGCCCTGCCAGACCCCGGAGTTTTCAAGGTGTGA
- a CDS encoding cupin domain-containing protein, with the protein MSFARIIAPANRPAPMRIAGFDIQTLISGNEAQNFEVFFTSGLDGAGPAPHCHQWDETFFVLQGPVAFGVGDQEQWIEAGTLLHVPGGERHWYRFGNQKGEFLSFTSGKAASPMYRELAGLPAEAPKLDYRAVAIRHGQTALPDS; encoded by the coding sequence ATGTCATTCGCCCGCATCATTGCCCCTGCCAATCGACCGGCCCCGATGCGGATCGCCGGGTTTGACATCCAGACCCTGATTTCTGGCAACGAGGCCCAGAATTTCGAAGTGTTTTTCACCTCAGGGCTGGATGGAGCCGGGCCGGCACCTCACTGCCACCAGTGGGACGAAACCTTTTTTGTGCTCCAGGGGCCTGTGGCCTTCGGGGTGGGAGACCAGGAGCAGTGGATCGAAGCAGGCACCCTGCTGCATGTACCAGGGGGGGAGCGGCACTGGTATCGCTTTGGCAATCAAAAGGGAGAATTCCTCTCCTTCACCTCAGGCAAGGCCGCCAGCCCGATGTACCGCGAATTGGCAGGCCTTCCAGCCGAAGCGCCGAAGCTCGACTACCGCGCTGTGGCAATCAGGCACGGCCAGACGGCGCTCCCGGATAGTTGA
- a CDS encoding ion transporter, with amino-acid sequence MAGSGLRQRVWELLDVSEDPQCGVADWDWVDVILLVLILLNVLAVILETVQSLQLRFGTAFWAFEVFSVGVFSVEYAARIWSCTADPRYRQPIIGRLRFVSSFGGVVDLLAILPFYVSLAVPSAALDLRILRALRLLRFARVLKLARYSDSIGRMKRVIGARRGDLGVALAAVGVVLILASSAIYYVEADTQPDIFTSIPAAMWWGISALTTVGYGDIAPVTPLGKFLGGIIQLLGIAIFALPAGIIAAGYEEESRRNAAGPGICKSCGRPLVTENTPEQCSDSF; translated from the coding sequence ATGGCTGGCTCAGGGCTCCGCCAACGAGTATGGGAGCTTCTCGATGTCAGCGAGGATCCGCAATGTGGCGTAGCTGATTGGGATTGGGTCGACGTGATCCTGCTCGTGCTGATCCTATTAAATGTGCTGGCGGTCATCCTGGAGACTGTGCAGAGTCTCCAGTTGCGCTTCGGCACGGCATTTTGGGCCTTCGAGGTTTTCTCGGTAGGCGTTTTCAGCGTTGAGTACGCAGCCAGAATTTGGTCCTGTACGGCTGATCCGCGATATCGGCAGCCAATCATCGGACGACTCCGCTTCGTGAGCAGCTTCGGTGGTGTGGTGGATCTGCTAGCCATATTGCCGTTTTACGTCTCACTTGCTGTCCCTTCAGCTGCTCTTGATCTGCGGATTCTCCGGGCCCTGCGGCTGTTGCGATTTGCGCGGGTGCTGAAATTGGCCCGTTACTCCGATTCGATCGGGCGCATGAAGCGCGTTATCGGTGCAAGGCGAGGCGATCTCGGCGTGGCACTGGCAGCGGTTGGGGTCGTACTAATTTTAGCTTCTAGCGCCATTTACTATGTTGAGGCTGACACCCAGCCAGATATTTTTACCAGCATTCCGGCGGCGATGTGGTGGGGCATATCGGCCCTAACAACCGTCGGTTATGGGGATATTGCTCCGGTCACACCACTTGGCAAGTTCCTGGGCGGCATCATCCAGCTGCTAGGTATCGCCATCTTCGCGCTCCCGGCTGGCATCATTGCAGCAGGCTACGAAGAGGAGTCCAGGCGAAACGCGGCTGGACCAGGTATTTGCAAGAGCTGCGGCCGCCCACTGGTCACGGAAAACACGCCCGAGCAATGTTCAGACAGCTTCTGA
- a CDS encoding ABC transporter substrate-binding protein: MPIPLLRALAIGLLLAAMPLQAAAVLRVGVADGSQPCSFRKQGSWSGMAVELWQRIAAQERLPYVLVARESTASLLEATRRGELDVAIGCITVSPERLGSNRFSLPFQETGLGVMTLRSRLDLGVSLLQSLLGPDLIRLLLAYVGLIGLLSVAVWRVERSGSKPAAWEVGRRRGFALIFQVLTTGPGTNTVVVTARGHSLVFLAYLVRIVSASLLVSYVTINVVRGNQDLASRSVRSLNDLAGQRVAVRPGSVSEELLRGLNRSGLQPPIQLRKLMRVPDADSLLAAGAVEAVMADDIQLDFLLQQLSDKRFGLALRDLNPQSQAFALSPTLNDASVSRINVALGRLKRDGAVSQLRRQAINGW, translated from the coding sequence TTGCCAATACCGTTGCTGCGGGCGCTGGCGATCGGTCTTCTCCTGGCGGCCATGCCGCTGCAGGCCGCAGCGGTGCTCCGGGTGGGGGTGGCGGATGGTTCCCAGCCCTGCTCGTTCCGCAAGCAGGGCAGCTGGAGTGGGATGGCCGTGGAGCTGTGGCAACGCATCGCCGCCCAGGAGCGGCTGCCCTACGTGCTGGTGGCACGGGAGAGCACCGCCAGCCTGCTGGAGGCCACCCGCCGCGGCGAACTGGATGTGGCCATCGGCTGCATCACCGTCTCACCGGAACGGCTGGGGAGCAACCGTTTCTCCCTGCCGTTCCAGGAGACTGGACTGGGGGTGATGACCCTGCGCTCCCGGCTGGATCTGGGGGTATCGCTGCTGCAGTCGCTGCTGGGCCCCGACCTGATTCGCCTGCTACTGGCCTATGTGGGCCTGATCGGCCTGCTGAGCGTGGCGGTGTGGCGTGTGGAGCGCTCCGGCAGTAAACCGGCAGCCTGGGAAGTGGGACGTCGCCGCGGCTTTGCCCTGATCTTCCAGGTGCTGACAACCGGGCCAGGCACCAACACGGTGGTGGTGACAGCCCGCGGCCACTCCCTGGTGTTTCTGGCCTACCTGGTGCGGATCGTCAGCGCGTCCCTGCTGGTGAGCTACGTGACAATCAACGTGGTGCGTGGCAATCAGGACCTGGCAAGCCGCTCGGTGCGTAGCCTCAATGATCTAGCGGGCCAACGGGTGGCGGTGCGTCCAGGCAGTGTCAGCGAAGAGCTGCTGCGAGGCCTCAACCGCAGCGGGCTGCAGCCGCCGATCCAGTTACGCAAGTTGATGCGGGTGCCGGATGCCGATTCCCTGCTGGCAGCTGGCGCAGTGGAGGCGGTGATGGCCGATGACATCCAACTGGACTTCCTGCTGCAGCAGCTCTCCGACAAGCGCTTCGGCCTAGCCCTACGCGATCTCAATCCCCAGAGCCAGGCTTTCGCCTTGTCCCCCACCCTGAACGACGCAAGTGTCAGCCGGATCAACGTGGCCCTCGGCCGGCTGAAACGAGATGGGGCGGTGAGCCAGCTGCGCCGTCAGGCGATCAACGGCTGGTAG
- a CDS encoding nuclear transport factor 2 family protein, whose translation MDTAQLRALFSKPYGAPGPSQAQWRELYAEDVHFSDPTQEREGIAAYIAAQEGLLKRCDDTYLTPGAIAIEGSSAFVEWEMGLRIKGIEFVYPGTTRLLFNGEGRICDHRDYFDFVGPTFGPVPLLGGFVRWLYGRFVG comes from the coding sequence GTGGACACTGCCCAGTTGCGTGCCCTGTTCAGCAAGCCCTACGGCGCCCCCGGGCCGAGCCAAGCCCAGTGGCGGGAGCTCTACGCCGAGGATGTGCACTTCAGCGATCCCACCCAGGAGCGCGAGGGAATCGCGGCCTATATCGCCGCCCAGGAGGGCCTGCTCAAGCGCTGCGACGACACCTATCTCACCCCCGGCGCCATCGCGATCGAAGGCAGCAGCGCCTTCGTGGAGTGGGAGATGGGGCTAAGGATCAAGGGAATCGAGTTTGTGTATCCAGGCACCACCCGGCTGCTGTTCAACGGCGAGGGCAGGATCTGCGACCACCGCGACTACTTCGATTTCGTTGGCCCCACCTTCGGGCCGGTACCGCTACTGGGTGGCTTCGTGCGCTGGCTCTATGGGCGCTTCGTGGGCTGA
- a CDS encoding YdiU family protein, giving the protein MPITSFAEFAQRADYSLLDGLNADPQASADGRDHQPRQVFSGHYVPVTPTPLPAPEFVAHSSALFQELGLDEALAHDESFLRLFSGDISVATGSMRPYGWATGYALSIYGSEYIQQCPFGTGNGYGDGRAISVFEGLFNGRRWELQLKGGGQTPYCRGADGRAVLRSSVREFLAQEFMHALGVPTSRSLTLYVSRAETVRRPWYAPGSQSFDPDILVNNPAAITTRVAPSFLRVGQLELFARRLRRQAHPEALKELRMIVAHLIERNYRQEIDPALPFSEQVVQLAGLFRARLIGLVAHWLRVGYCQGNFNSDNCAAGGYTLDYGPFGFCELFDPRFQPWTGGGEHFSFFNQPQAAEANYQMFWAALRPLLAGNSEALAQLDQIREGFAAAMQQELEAMWASKLGLASYNANLVNELLELMVRSKLDYTIFFRKLSAIPEHLSVLKESFYQPSSEELDWQWGQWLGRWREQIMANGDLSATSAAMQRVNPAITWREWLIAPAYEQAAQGDTTAIQELQEVFRHPYESPSAELAATYDRLKPSEFFNAGGVSHYSCSS; this is encoded by the coding sequence GTGCCGATAACAAGCTTTGCGGAGTTTGCCCAACGGGCTGACTATTCGCTGCTGGATGGACTGAATGCCGATCCCCAGGCCAGCGCTGACGGCCGCGACCACCAGCCCCGCCAGGTCTTCTCGGGTCACTATGTGCCGGTGACGCCAACGCCGCTGCCAGCGCCGGAGTTTGTGGCCCACAGCAGTGCCCTGTTCCAGGAGCTGGGGCTGGACGAGGCCCTGGCCCACGATGAGTCTTTCCTCCGCCTGTTCTCCGGCGACATCAGCGTGGCCACCGGCTCGATGCGCCCCTATGGCTGGGCCACCGGCTATGCCCTGTCTATCTACGGCAGCGAATACATCCAGCAGTGCCCCTTCGGCACCGGCAATGGCTATGGCGATGGCCGGGCCATTTCCGTGTTCGAAGGCCTGTTCAACGGCCGGCGTTGGGAGCTGCAACTAAAAGGCGGCGGGCAAACGCCTTACTGCCGCGGCGCCGATGGCCGTGCCGTGCTGCGCTCGAGTGTGCGCGAATTTCTGGCCCAGGAATTCATGCATGCCCTGGGGGTTCCCACCTCCCGCTCGCTGACGCTCTATGTGTCCAGAGCTGAAACCGTGCGCCGGCCCTGGTACGCGCCGGGTTCCCAGTCCTTCGATCCCGACATCCTGGTCAACAACCCGGCGGCGATCACCACCCGGGTGGCACCGTCATTTCTGCGGGTGGGCCAGCTGGAGTTGTTTGCCCGCCGCCTCCGCCGCCAGGCCCATCCAGAGGCCCTCAAAGAGTTGCGCATGATCGTGGCGCACCTGATCGAGCGCAACTACCGCCAGGAGATTGATCCCGCACTGCCGTTCAGCGAGCAGGTGGTGCAGCTGGCTGGCTTGTTTCGTGCCCGGCTTATTGGGCTGGTGGCCCATTGGCTGCGTGTTGGCTATTGCCAGGGCAACTTCAACAGCGACAACTGCGCCGCCGGGGGCTACACGCTCGACTACGGACCCTTCGGCTTCTGCGAACTGTTCGATCCCCGCTTCCAGCCCTGGACGGGCGGCGGGGAGCATTTCAGCTTCTTCAACCAGCCGCAGGCAGCAGAAGCCAATTACCAGATGTTCTGGGCTGCCCTGCGGCCGCTGCTCGCGGGCAATAGCGAGGCATTAGCCCAGCTCGATCAGATCCGCGAGGGTTTTGCAGCTGCAATGCAGCAGGAACTGGAGGCCATGTGGGCCAGCAAGCTCGGCCTGGCCAGCTACAACGCCAACCTGGTGAACGAGCTGTTGGAGCTGATGGTGCGCTCCAAGCTGGATTACACGATCTTTTTCCGCAAGCTGTCTGCCATACCCGAGCACCTCTCAGTCCTAAAAGAAAGCTTCTACCAGCCCAGCTCCGAAGAGCTTGATTGGCAATGGGGCCAGTGGCTGGGGCGCTGGCGTGAGCAGATCATGGCCAACGGTGACCTCAGCGCGACATCGGCAGCGATGCAACGCGTGAACCCGGCCATCACCTGGCGCGAATGGTTGATCGCCCCGGCCTACGAACAGGCGGCGCAGGGCGACACCACAGCAATCCAGGAGCTGCAAGAGGTGTTCCGCCATCCCTACGAGTCGCCATCAGCGGAGCTGGCGGCCACCTACGACCGCCTGAAGCCCAGCGAATTTTTCAACGCTGGAGGCGTATCCCACTACAGCTGCTCTTCGTGA